A window of Thermoanaerobaculia bacterium genomic DNA:
CCCCACGTGATCACGAAAGAGGTCGACGGCGTGCTCTGCGAGCCGGTCGAGCTCCTGGCCGTCGACGTTCCGGAGGAGTCCATGGGCGCGGTGATCGAGAAGCTCGGATCGCGGCGCGCCGAGATGAAGATGATGTCGACTCCCGCCAACGGCCGGGTTCGGATCGAGTTCCTGATCCCGACGCGCGGCCTCTTCGGATTCCGGAACGAATTCCTCACGAACACGCGCGGGTCCGGGATCATGTCGCACGTCTTCGACTCCTACCAGCCGTGGCGCGGCGACGTGGCTCCCCGCGGCCGCGGCGCGCTCGTCGTGCTCGAGCCGGGCGAGACGACGGCCTACTCGCTGGAAGCCCTCGAGCCCCGCGGCACCCTGTTCGTCGGGCCCGGCGTGCCGACGTACATGGGGCAGATCGTCGGCGAGAGCGCCCGGGAGAACGACATGATCGTCAATCCGAACAAGAAGAAGCACCTGACGAACATGCGCGCCTCCGGCTCCGACATGGCGGTCAAACTGACTCCCCCGCGCCCGATGCCGCTCGAAGCCGCGATCGAGTGGATCGAGGAGGACGAGCTCGTCGAGGTGACGCCGAAGTCGATCCGGCTCCGCAAGGAGATTCTCGACCACTCGCAGCGGAAGGTGGCCAACAAGAAGGTCGAAGCCCTGGATTGAGAGGCGCGGGAGACGTACCGCTGCACCGCGGACGACCCTCGGCTTTCTTCCGGCACCGCTCCCCCGCGCCTCGTCCGTTCCTCCCGAGGCGTGACCGATCCCGGTTCTCTTCAGGGGCGATCCCTCACCGGATCGACGCCCTCGAGAGGCGGGCTCCGGCGACACCGGCCGAACGGCCGATTCAGTCGGAAGAGGACTCTTCCGCGTCGCGCACGACCGGCGCCGGCGCGCCCGGAGGCTCGGTCAGGATGATTCGGATCGAGCCGTTGACCGTCCCGGCCTTGACGAGCGATTTCCCGCCGTTGACGTCGCCCTCGAAGCTCTTGATGCCGATCGCGTGCGCCCGGCTCCGCCGCTCGCCCACTTCCATCGATCCGTTGACCGCCGACAGCCGGTAGCGGAAGGAAGCCGTTCCGGGGAGCTCCGCTTCGATCGATCCGTTGACGGTCTCGAGGGAGGTGTCGTCCGAGTCGTCCCGGGTCAGGGCGATCCGGCCGTTGACGGTCTCGGCATGGAGGACGCCCGTGATTCCACGCAGGTCGATCGATCCGTTGACGGTTTCCGCCCGGGTTTCGGCGCGGCGACCCTGAACGTGTACCGAACCGTTCACGGTTTCCAGCCGCACGGGCGTCGCCGCGGGAAGGAGAATCTGGTATTCGACCTTCGCCAGACGATGGCTCCCGAACAGGAACGAGAAGAGGTGCGGCCGATGCAGCGCGACCGTTTCGACCCGGATCTCGGAACCGGGCTGAGTGACGCGGATGACGGTGTTCTCGAGGGCCGACGGGGTTCCCGACTTCACGGCCGTGACCCGAACGTAGTTGCGGTCCCAGGCCGTCAGGTCGAGGCGTCCGTTGACGTTCTCGACCCGGACCCGATCCACCCCCTCGAGCGAATAGGCCTTTTCGAACGTCTCCGTGGCGGCCCCGGCGGCGCCGGCGAAGGCGGCGAGAAGGGCGGCGGCAAGGGCAGTCCGGCGAATCGCGTTCATGGTCTCTCCCCTTCCAGAGACGCAGGACGGCCGGAAAAGTTCACGTCCGGGCCGCCAGCGTCAGGCCCAGCGCCGAATCGACGCTCCGTGGCCGGTCTCCTCCGAAAGCGACCCTCCAGGCCTCGTAGAGGTTCCACCCGGGAACGAGGAGGGGCAGATTCCTCAGCACGGAGCGCACGAGGCCGGGCCGGCGTCCGTTCCGGTCCACGATTTCGAGCCCGAGCCACTTGCGAGACAATCCGCCCCGGGTGTCGCGACACAGCCAGAGCAGGAGCGAAATGCCGAAGAACACCGAGCCGAGAGAGCTCAGGGAAACCTCCGGAAAGAAGAAGAACGCCCCGACGAGCGCCGGAACGGCGACGAGATCCACGGCGCCGGCGACGATCGCCGCGTCCAGGGCGAGAGCGAGCGCGCGCTGGCGGGCCACGAAGAAGATGCTAGCGGATCTGCACCTCCATTTCGAAGGGAGCGTGCCGCGGGAAACGCTGGTGGCGATCGCCGCGAGGAACGGGCACGCGTTCGGCGTCGAGGGCGCCTTCGAGCGGGCGCTCGCGAACTCCCGCCGGTCCGGGTCGTTCCTGCGCCTCTTCGCGGACTGTTGCCGGCTCTTCTCCTCGCCCGCGGACTACGGCGAGGCCGCGGAAGCGCTCGGGCGCCGCCTCGCGGCCGAGCTCGGCCATGCGGAGATCTACGTCTCCCCCGAGATCTGGTCGCGGTTCGGACTCGATCGCGCCGCCGTTCTGGCGGCGATCGACGCGGCGTTCGGAACGGTCGAGGAAGAGACGGGCTGCCGCTTCGTCCTGCTCCTCGACTCCGTCCGCCAGTGGGGCGCCCACGCCGCCCAGCGTGTGCTCGCTCTCCACGAGGAGTCGCGCCTCCCGCGCGTCCGGGGATTCGGAATCGGCGGCGAGGAGGATTCCGTGCCCGCGGCGTCCTTCACGGCCGTGTACGAGCGCGCGAAGCGGATGGGCCTCGGAACGTCGATTCACGCCGGGGAATGGGCGGGCGCCGCCTCGGTCGCCGCCGCGCTCGACGCGCTGCCGCTCGACCGCATCGATCACGGGGTCCGCGCCGCCGAAGAGCCCGCCGTTCTCGCGCGGCTGGCGTCTTCGGCCGTCACGCTCTGCGCGGCCCCGTCCTCGAACCTCGCGACGGGGGTTTACGCTTCGTGGAAGGAACATCCGCTCCCGCGGCTGCTCGACGCGGGCGTGAAAATCTGCCTTTCCGCGGACGATCCGACGATCTTCTCGACGTCGACGTCGGGCGAATACGAGCTCGCGCGGACGGCGTTCGGAATCGGCGACGAAGCGTTCGAGCGAATGAAGACGGCCGCCTGGACCGCGCGCTTCGCCTCGTGAGCGTCAGGGCCGCGGGCGCCGGAAGGCGATCCGCGCCTCCTCGAGCGCCCGTTGGATCCCGGCGGCCCGGCTCCGGCGCACCGACAGCCGGAAGCGCGCCCGGTCGGTGAAGCTCTCGTCGGCGAGGACGACCGACGGAGGGTCGACGAGGCGCCGCACCGCCGAGACGTTCTCGTATCCCGTCTCGATCTCGAAATCGTCCCGCTCGAAGATCTCTTCGCTCCCCGCCGCGGCGAGCGCCGCCCGCGCCGCCTCGCGGTAACAGCGCGCGAGCCCCGCCGTCCCGAGCTTCGTGCCGCCGAACCACCGCACGACGGCGACGGCCGCCTCGTCGACCTCCGCCGCGTCGATCGCGGAGAGGATCGGCTTTCCCGCGGTTCCCGCCGGCTCCCCGGCGTCGGCGGCCCGACGGACCGATCCGATCCGCCAGGCGAAACAGACGTGGGTCGCATCGTGGAACTCCTTCTCGAGCGCGAGGACCCGCGTCCGCGCGGCCTCTTCCGACGGAGCCCGGAACGCGAAGGCGAGGAATCGAGAGCCCCTCTCGCGCGACTCGCTGCGGCCTTCGCGCGCGGGAACCCGCCGCGAGTCGCCGGCGGCCGTCACGGGCTTCTACCCGCCGAGCGCGCGCGCGTAGACGTCGAGGTATTGAGCGACGGCACGCGCCTCCGGGAACTGCTCGACCGCGCGCCGCCGGGCCGCTTCCGAGAACTGCCGCTTTCGATCCGGATCGGCGAGGATCGAAAGGGCGTCCGCGCTCATCCCTTCGACGTCCCCGATCGGCCGGAGGAACCCGCTCGTGCCGCTCTCGACGACTTCCGGGAGACCTCCCGCGTCCGTGCCGATGACGGGCACCCCGCACGCCATCGCCTCGAGCGCGGAGAGGCCGAACGATTCGCGGTCGGAGGTCAGGAGCAGCAGGTCGCACACGGGGAGCAGCGTCTCGACGGCCGTGACGTTGCCGAGGAAATGGACGCGGTCGCAGATCTTCATCTCGCGGCAGGTCCGTTCCGCGAGCGCGCGATCGGGGCCGTCGCCGACGAGCAGCAGTCGCGCCGGCATCTTCGCGAGCACGCGATCGA
This region includes:
- a CDS encoding DUF4097 family beta strand repeat-containing protein, with amino-acid sequence MNAIRRTALAAALLAAFAGAAGAATETFEKAYSLEGVDRVRVENVNGRLDLTAWDRNYVRVTAVKSGTPSALENTVIRVTQPGSEIRVETVALHRPHLFSFLFGSHRLAKVEYQILLPAATPVRLETVNGSVHVQGRRAETRAETVNGSIDLRGITGVLHAETVNGRIALTRDDSDDTSLETVNGSIEAELPGTASFRYRLSAVNGSMEVGERRSRAHAIGIKSFEGDVNGGKSLVKAGTVNGSIRIILTEPPGAPAPVVRDAEESSSD
- a CDS encoding RDD family protein; the protein is MARQRALALALDAAIVAGAVDLVAVPALVGAFFFFPEVSLSSLGSVFFGISLLLWLCRDTRGGLSRKWLGLEIVDRNGRRPGLVRSVLRNLPLLVPGWNLYEAWRVAFGGDRPRSVDSALGLTLAART
- a CDS encoding YigZ family protein yields the protein MTAAGDSRRVPAREGRSESRERGSRFLAFAFRAPSEEAARTRVLALEKEFHDATHVCFAWRIGSVRRAADAGEPAGTAGKPILSAIDAAEVDEAAVAVVRWFGGTKLGTAGLARCYREAARAALAAAGSEEIFERDDFEIETGYENVSAVRRLVDPPSVVLADESFTDRARFRLSVRRSRAAGIQRALEEARIAFRRPRP